Below is a genomic region from Microbulbifer sp. ALW1.
GGGAAAGCTCTTCGCCAGTAAATTGGCAGAAAAGTCAGTGACCAGAATAGAGGTGGCCTCCAGAGGTTCAACAAACCCCTGCGCCAACCCCAGGGCAACGCAGTTTTTCTTCCAGAATTCCTGCCGGAAACCGATTTTCATCGGAATCTTACGCACCTCATCCGCGGACAGCTCGCGTCCCAGATACTGCGAAAACTCAGACAGCGCTTCCGCTTCCGACTGATGATGACTGGAATAAACGCACCCGAGGCCCCGCCTGTTAGTGAGCGGAATATCCCAGATCCAGCCCGCCTTGTGCGCATGGGCGGTGGTATAGGGCTGAATAGCACTGGTTGCCTCAGTAGGCTCCTGAAGCACCAGGGCGGTATCCGTCAATATCTGTGCGGATTTATCTTCGAATGGTGTCTGCAGCGCTCCCCCCAACAACACAGCGCTAAAGCCACTACAGTCGATATAAAAATCAAATGCCTCTTCTTCCCCATCGGCATAAACAAGCGATGAGATACTGCCCTCTGCAGTCAGGCGGACATCCTTGACCGTTGCAAACTTGTGCTTCACATCAAATCGCTTCTTCGCATTGGCAGCGATCAGCTCGGAAAACTTACCGGCATTGAAGTGGTAGGCATAGTCGACGGCGCCGACATATGGAGGAGAGGATTTATGCTTTGGGCAGCGGTTTTTTTCCGCTGGAGCGTAACTGTCTGCCAACCAGGAGAAATCGAATTGATCGTCACCTAGGCAGTAGTCGGTAACATCAAAGCCTTCCGGATACGGTGTGCTAAACGGGTGGTAGTAAAAGTTATCCCGCGCACTCCCGGCACCCGCCATCCAGTTGGAAAACTTGATACCGGTCTTGAAGGTGGTGTCGCAGCTCGCCAGCAGATCAACCTCAGAAATGCCGAATTTATTCAGCGTTTCCTTGATTCTCGGCACTGTGCCCTCACCCACACCGATGACCGGCACATCTTTTGACTCGATAAGCGTGATCTCTATGTCAGGGTCCCGCGACAACTCCACACCCAGGTGGTTGGCTGCCATCCAGCCTGCGGTACCACCGCCGACAATCGCAATTTTTCTGATTTTCATCTCACTTATCTCCAGACAAAAAAAAGCCCAGCTGAAAGCTGGGCTTTTTCTTAGCTCAGGTTCTTAGAACTTGTAGCTTGCACCCAACTGGTACACCGCTTCGCCTTCGAAAGACCAAGCCGGGAAGCCGTCCAGAAGAGGGCCTTTCATACCGGTCTCAGCACTGGCCACGCTGGCAGCACCATACTGGATGTCGTCTTCTTCCAGAACGTTGATCACCTCGAAGGTAACGTCCAGGTTGTCGGTAGCGTACCAGTAGAAGCTCAGGTCCAGTGAACCGAAGTCGTCGTGCATACGGTTACCATACCAGAAACCACCTTCACGAATCAGGTACTCAGAGCGGAAGTTGTATGCCGCACGAGCAGAGAAGGTGTCGTTTTCCCAGTAACCTACCAGGTTGTACGCGTGCTCAGAAGACTCGGTGAACAGAGCCAGCTGGTCCATGTACGCATCGGTCGGCACTTCAGCGTCGGTGTAAGTGTAGTTAGCCGCTACACCGAAGCCGTTGTCGAACGCGTGCTGAATCTGCAGTTCGATACCCTGGATATCGGCACCACCAGAGTTCTGGAGGGATTCGATATTCCAGCTGTCGCCACCATCCGGGTCAACCAAGCCGATAGACTGGCCAGTAATGATATCGGAGGTCACGAAGTCATCGATGGACTTGACGAAGTAAGTCGCAGAAACCAGGTTGCCGTCGCCGTAGTAGTATTCCAGAGCGATGTCAGCACTGGTCGCCTTCATCGGCTGCAGGCCTTCGTCACCCAGACGTACGGTCTGGTTCAGGGCGTTGCTATCGTCGTAGCCGTTGTAGCTGACCAGCATGTCGTCGTAGTTCGGACGGGAAATCGTCTGAGCAGCGGACGCGCGCAATACCAGATCCTCTGACAACTCGTAACGAACGGTCGCGCTTGGCAGCACGTCGCTGTAGTCAGCACCGTAAGTGCTCAGAGAGTAGGAGTAGCCGTTGTTTCCAGCGATATCGCCATCGCGCAGTGCAGAACCGTCGAGGTCGTACTGGGTACGGCTTACATCGGTAGAGATGTAGCGCAGACCGAAGTTACCGGTCAGGGCGCCAGACTCGAAGGTGAACATACCGTAAAGCGCAGTGTTCTCTTCGTTCAGGTCGGAGTAACCCGCACGCTCTTCAGCCCAGCTGTCCAGGCTCGCGCGAGTTGCAGCAACCATGGCACCCAGGTTCGGTTTCGGCGCAGTGAAGCCCTGCTGACCAACCTGGAAAGTGCCGTTGTAGATTTTGTCTGCCGCAACGTCCACCGGAGTCAGCTGACCCGCGTAGGAACGACGATTAACATCGTGATCGGTCCAACGAGCACCGGTTTTGAAGGAGGTCAGGATGCCAACGTTCAGGTCAAACTCAACGTCGATCTGCGCGTAAGATTCTTCATCTTCGGCAGGACCGCTACCCACAGCCCAGCCTTCCGGAGACAAGGTAGTTCCGTAGTCGTCCAGAGTCAGGCTCGGATCCATGGTCGGGTTGATCACGATCTCTTTGCCAGTGGCGTCGATGGAACCTTCCCACAGAGACATGGTGTCGCCAGCGCGTACGCTCGGGAAGTGAGAGAAGTTGGTAGTGAAGTCGGTGCCACCTTCAGCTTTGGTGGAGCCGATGTTACCGCTTACACGGAAACCGTCGCCTTCGTATTCGGTACCGAAATCGAAGGTATCAGAGCTCATGGAAGACAGGCGTCCCCAAGTCTGGTTGAAGGTTTCATTGCCCGGTGCACCGCTCGCCCAACCCGGAGCCAAGTCACCAAACTGGGAATTGGAGGTGGTGCTGGAAGTACACAGACCTGCAGCGTTCTGGGTGTGACAAGTCACATTGTCACCCGCCAGGGTGAACAGGTAGAGGCTGGTGTTGGTGTTGTTTGCTTCCATATCCAGGGACATGGCGTGCAGGGTGAAGGACAGCTCTTCAGTCGGTGCGTACTGGAGGGTTACGTCCAGCGCAGTGCGCTCTTGGTCCTGCAGGAAGGTAGTCGGTGCAACGTCACCGGACCAACGGTAGTCAGATTCGGTACCGCGACGAACGTATTCGCGGTCTTCTTTAGCGGCAGAAACCAGGATACCGAAAGTCTCTTCGTCGTTTTTCCAGCTGTACAAACCGGAAACTTCAGGAGCAACTTCGTCGCTGATGGTGCCAACACGGGCAGTGGTACCGACCCACGCGGTGTTCGCGTCCAGGTCCAGCGGCTTGCGGGTATTGACGATTACGGTACCGCCAATGCCACCTTCGTTCAGGTCAGCACGGGAAGATTTGTAAACTTCGATGCCACCGATCAGCTCAGCGGGCAGCAGGGAGTAGTTGAAGCTGCGGTCAACCGGGATCTGGTCGAACCAGCCGGTGGAGGCAACGTTCTGACCATTCAACTGGGTCAGAGTCATGGACGGTGCAGCACCACGGATGGATACGGAAGCACCCTGACCGAAGGCACGGCCGACGGTGATACCCGGGATACGACCCAGAGCTTCACCCACGTCAGAGTCGGGGAACTTGCCCACGTCTTCTGCGGAAACGGCGTCAACCAGGTCGGTTGCGTCACGTTTGATATTTACGGCGTCTTGCAGAGCTCCACGAATACCGGTAACGGTAATTTCTTCCAGAGCTGCTTCCTGGGCAACTGCCAGCGGAGCCATCAGGCCACCACTCAGTACAGCTGCGCTGATCGAGAGAGCGAGTTTGTTGCGCTTTAGCATCGATTTCCCCTTCCTTTTTTATAGATATAAAGGTTTGGTTAGAAACTTTTTATTCACCTTGTACCGCCAAATGATAGCGCTGTCATTCAGTTTTATGATAGCGCTGTCATTCTCACGATCGACAATACACAGAAAGAAACTAAAAAGCTACAGGCCTACGGCGAAAATATCCGGGTATTTTGTCGATTTCTGTAACCGAAAACTGTCTAAAGTGACAAAAGTAAGGCGGGGACACAAAATTTCGGCGCCAAATAGGACAAAAGTTATCCAAACCCAAGAGAGCGGGCCACTGTATAAGCGAACCATGACCCCAAATGGCTAGCCAAAAACAACACTCCCGGCTAAAGCCGGGAGTGTTGAATGCACATTAGATGCGCTTTGAGTGCGCCATCAAGTAAGGCTGCGGACGTTAGCCCCGTCACTCGATCTCTTTAATACGCATGGAGCTGGTGCCGCCCCCCATATTCAGGCGCTCACCCTGGGTAATCAGAATGCGCTGCCCTTTCTGGAATTCCACCCGGGCTCCCAGTACCTCGATGATGGCATCGGTCAGATGTCCAAGAGGTACAGAGGCAGGGTCAAACTCAATAGGCTCAACGCCGCGCAGCAGGACCAGCTGACGTGCAACCTGTGGATGACGGGTCAAGGCATAGATCGGCAACTGAGTCGTGGCACGGGACATGATGCGCGGCGTGCGACCGGATTCGGTCAGGGCGGCCACGGCACAGAGATTTTCCACTCGCGCCGCAGACTCGATAGCCGCCTGGGCGATCACAGTGTCGATACTTTCGGAACCAGACTTGGCTGATGTCGGGCGATTAGTGGTCCCCAGGTACTGCTCGGCACCCACTACCACTTCCGCCATGGACTCAACGGCGGCAACCGGGAAATCACCGGCGGCGGTTTCCGCTGACAGCATTACCGCGTCGGTGCCGTCCAATACCGCATTGGCCACATCCATCACTTCCGCGCGGGTCGGGGTCGGACTGGTGATCATCGACTCCATCATCTGGGTCGCAGTGATCACTCCACGGTTCAAGGCGTTGGCACGGTTGATCAGTTTCTTCTGTACACCGACCAGTGCCGCATCGCCGATTTCCACACCCAGATCGCCACGAGCAACCATGATGACGTCGGAAGCGAGGATGATTTCATCCATCTGCGCATCGTCACCCACCGCCTCTGCACGCTCAACCTTGGCCACAATCGCCGCATTACTACCCGCTTCACGCATGGCCTTGCGTGCGATCTCCAGGTCTTCCCCGCTGCGCGGGAAACTGACCGCAAGGAAATCTACATCCAGTTCGGCGGCGAGTTTGATGTCCCGATAATCCTTTTCCGTTAGCGCCGGAGCTGACAAGCCGCCGCCCAACAGGTTGATACCTTTGTTGTTGGACAGTTTGCCGCCCTGCAGCACACGGCAGAAAAGTTTGGTGTTAGTGCCACCGGTGACTTCGAGGCGAATTTTGCCATCGTCCAGCAGCAGGATGTTGCCGGGTTTGCAGTCAGCGATCAGGGAAGGGAAATCCACACCCACACGCTGCTGGTTGCCGCCTTCATTCGGGCAATCGGCGTCGAGGGTAAACTCCGCGTTGTTCTCCAGGAAGATACTGCCTTCGGCAAAGCGGGCGATACGAATCTTGGGGCCTTGCAGGTCGCCAAGTACGGCCACCAGCTTGTTCTGCTCGGCAGCGGCACGGCGCACTTCTTCCACACGCTTGCGATGATCGTCGGCACTGCCGTGGGAAAAGTTCAGGCGCACGACATTGACGCCGGCGCGAATAATCTCGTCAATAACACGCGGCTTGTCAGTACCCGGGCCGAGTGTGGCAACAATTTTTGTATGGCGAATCATAATTGGCGGTATTCGTTTTTAAATGGATGTGAGACAGGTTTTGTTTTTATCGCAGTAACAGTTGCAGTCGCCGTTGACCGCTTTAGCAGAGCGCTAGAATTGAAAATCCGGAGTGGGTATTGCACCCACTCCGGTAGTAACGCCAGACGTTACCCGACTGTTATTACAGTCATTGCGTTCCGGCCTTAAAGCCCCTGGGCTTTCGCCATCGCCAGGCTGGTGTCGAGCATGCGGTGGGAGAAACCCCACTCGTTGTCGTACCAGGCCATGACCTTCACCAGATTGCCGTTCACGCGGGTGTGGTTGGCATCAAAGTGGCTGGACGCTGAGGTGTGGTTAAAGTCCACAGAAACCAGCGGCTGCTCACAGAAAGACAGAACGCCACCTTTGATGGTGCCGGCGGCATCGCTCATGATCGCGTTGATTTCTTCCGCAGTGGTTTCACGGCTGGCAATAAACTGGCAGTCCACCAGGGAAACATTGTTCACCGGTACACGTACCGCCATACCGTCCAGCTTGCCTTTCAGTTCCGGCAGTACCAGGCCTACGGCGGCAGCGGCGCCGGTTTTAGTCGGGATCATGTTGTCGGCAGCAGCGCGCGCACGGTAAATATCTTTGTGCACCGCGTCCTGGGTGTTCTGGTCATTGGTATAGGCGTGAACGGTGGTCATGAAGCCGCGCTCGATACCGATGGCGTCGTTCAGTACTTTGGCGACCGGCGCCAGGCAATTGGTGGTGCAGGACGCATTGGAAACAACTTTGTGTTCTGCGGTGAGCTTGTCGTCATTTACGCCGTAAACCACGGTCAGGTCCGCATCACCGGAAGGGGCGGAAATCAGTACGGCTTTGGCACCGGCCTGCATGTGCTGAGAAGCCGCTTCCTTGCTGGTAAACAGGCCGGTACATTCCAGCACCAGATCGACTTCCAATTCACCCCAGGGCAGAGCTGCCGGGTTGCGCTCCTGGCAAACCTTAATGGTGTCACCACCGATCACCAGGTTTTCGCCGTCTACCGCCACTTCGGTGTTAAAGCGACCGTGTACCGTATCAAAACGCGTCAGGTGTGCATTCGCCTCTACCGGCGCCAGGTCATTGATGGCAACCAGCTGAATGCGGTCGTTGTAACCGGACTCATAAATAGCGCGGGTTACGTTGCGGCCGATGCGCCCATATCCATTGATAGCAATTCTGAGTTTCATATCGCTACACCCTCTGTGTCTTTAAAAAATAAATTTTTGTTTTATGAAGCCGGGTGTACTCCCCCCCGGTGCTCCGTCGCTTACTACTAAACGTTCAAGCTCGCCGCCGGGCATCAGCCCTTCAGCTGAGAGGCCTCTTTGGCCAGGCGGGTAATTTCCGCCCAATTCTTTTCTGCCACCAGTTTCGGGGAGGCCATCCAGGAGCCGCCTACGCATACCACGTTAGACAGGCTCAGGTAGCTCAGGGCATTGCCGGGGCCAACACCACCGGTGGGACAAAACTTGACTTGCGCCAGAGGGCCGCCAATGGACTTCAGCATCGGCACACCACCGGCCGCTTCTGCCGGGAAGAATTTTTGATAGCCGTAACCGCGCTCCAGCAAGCGCATTACTTCAGACGGGTTGGCAGCGCCTGGCAACATCGGCACAGATACATCCGCCGCCGCATCCAGCAGCGCTTCAGTTGCGCCCGGGCTCACCATAAAGGTCGCACCGGCGTCTACAGAGCGGCGAATATCGCTGGCGTTCAAAACCGTACCGGTACCGATGTGCGCATCCGGCAGGTGCTTGGCGATTTCTTCCACCGCAGCCAGCGCCGCTTCAGTACGCAGGGTTACTTCCAGTACATTCAGGCCACCTTCGACCAGTGCCTGAGCCAGCGGCAGTGCGTCGCTCACATTTTCGATTACCAGTACCGGTACTACACCAGCCTGTTCCAGTACGGGGGCAAGACTCTGATTCATCGTCACTTCTTCCTAAAACTCTGTTCTCGTTTCTCGTTTTCTGAGCCCGCGTTCGAGGACTCTTTTTTCAATTAGGGCGCCCAGTAAACAGTGACTGGCTTCAGTCCCTGCTTGAGAATGCTGCGCACCGGCATTTCCTGTTCGTCATCACCCAGCAAAGCCTGGCGGTACACTTTCAGCTTCTCTTCACCGGTAATCAGTAATTTGATTTCTTTCGCCTGCAAAATCGCGGCAAGGGTGAGCGTCATACGCTCGGTGTGCGTGCCGGTGACCGCACTCTGCTTTGCGGTAATGGCTTTGCACAGCTTGTCGGATTTAGGATCCAGCGCTTCGTCCAGGCCTTCAGCGAAAGGAAAGAATGACGCGGTATGGCCGTCATTTCCCATGCCCAGCAGACACACATCAAACGGACGCGGTAGCTCTTGGTAGGTGCGCTCGCAATCCGCTTCGCCCTCTGCCGGCGTTGCCGCGGCATTTTTCATACCTAGGCACGGAGCCTTGGCCGCTTCGTTTTGCAGCAGGCTGTTGGCAATAAATGCCAGGTTACTACCCGCCTCATCTTTCTCCACCCAACGCTCGTCGACCAGGGCAACATTGACCTGCTGCCAGGGCAGCGGGCGACGGGAAAGCTCGCGGTAAACCGGTTCAGGGGAACTACCACCGCTCACCAAGAAGGTAGCCTGCCCGTTGGCTTTGATACCGGCGTGCAGCGCTGCGGCGCACTCGTTCGCCAGAGCCAGTGTGAGCCTTTCCCTGTCTGCAAAAAATTTTTCTTCGACCATGTGTAGGAACCGTGTCTTGGAAATGCTGTTTGGTGAAATTGAATAACGTGTTACGGATTGCCACTAATTCGCGTGCGAAATCAGGGGTTAAACCAGTGGTGACCATTTTCCGCCAGCAGCTGATTGGAAGCCTGTGGCCCCCAGGTACCGGAGCGGTACAGCTGCGGCTGGTTACTGGTTTCGCGCCAATGGTCGATGATGGGGTCAACCCAGGCCCAGGCGGCAGCCACTTCTTCGCGGTGAATGAACAGCGCGGAGTTATTGGCAGCGGCATCCAGCATCAGGCGCTTGTAGGCGTCACTCTTGAAGCTGTCATAGGTATCGGACAGCGTCAGGTTCAGTTCAACCGGCTGCAATTCCATGGTGAGGCTGTCCATCTTTTTCGCCATCAACACCAGCTTGATGCTCTCTTCTGGCTGCAGGCGGATTACCAAACGGTTGGGCAATACTTCGCCGGCCTCCGGCTGGTAAACACTGTGAGAAACGTTTTTGTACTGAATTACGATTTCTGCACAACGCTTCTCCATACGCTTACCGGTGCGCAGGTAGAAAGGCACACCAGTCCAGCGCCAGTTGTCGATATGCGCGCGGATTGCCACGAAAGTCTCGGTGGTACTGTTGGGCGCCTTCAGCTCTTCCAGATAACCGGGAACCAGTTCTTTGCCCAGACCACCAGCCACGTACTGGCCGCGCACGATATTTTTGTCCACATCGCCGCCGGTCAATGGACGCAGGGCTTCCAGCACTTTGATTTTTTCCGAGCGGATATTGCGCGAGGACATGCTGTTGGGCGATTCCATCGCAATCAGGCACAGCAGCTGCAACAGGTGGTTCTGCACCATATCCCGCATAGCACCGGTGTCGTCGTAGAAGCCGGCGCGACCTTCCAGGCCAACGGTTTCAGAAATACTGATCTGGATGTGGTCAATGGTCTTCGCATCCCACAGCTGTTCGAACAGCACGTTGCTGAAACGCAGTGCCAGTAGGTTCTGAACCGTTTCTTTGCCCAGGTAGTGGTCAATTCGGAAAATGCTTTCTTCCGCAAAGTACTCGGCAATTTTGCTGTTGATCTCGTCGGAGGTCTTGGCGTTGTATCCCAGGGGCTTTTCAACCACTACGCGGGAATTTTCGTGAATCAGACCTTTTACGGACAGGTTTTCGCAACAGGGGCCGAAAACCGCCGGCGGAATCGCCAGGTAAAACAGACGGGTGCGCTTGGAGTCGTTACCGAGGAGATCGACCAGCACATCCCACTGCTCGTCCGGCTTGGAAATATCCAGGGATACCGCGCGCAACATGGGGCTGAATTCTTTCCAGCTTTTTTCATTGTACTCGCCGTCGCGCAGGTGAGTTTTCAGTGCCTGTTGCGCGGTCTTCAAATATACATCTGCATCTTCCTGACGACGGCAGACCGGCAGGATACGGGTGCCCTTGGCAAGACCGCCTTCAATGTAAGCCCGGTACAGCGCCGGAATCAGTTTGCGCAGTGACAGGTCTCCGCCGCCACCGAACAGTACCATGTCGAATGAGTTAGCCATTGTGTTTGCTCTCAAACAGTGGCGCGGGTGCCGGTTTTTCCAGCCGTCCCCGCGCGAAATTCAGTTAAAAAAGAATGCTTGCACCGGTTTCTGCGCCGCTTGCGAGCTTGCGCATATTCTTGAACAGGTCGCGTCCCATGCCGGTGTCGTTTCCGGACAAATCGCATTCCGCCAGCGGACGCGCCGCCAGCTCTTCGTCACTTACTTCTACTTTGAGAACACCGGCTTCGGCGTCCAGCTCGATGATGTCGCCATCCTGAATTTTTGCGACCACACCACCTTCCAGCGCTTCCGGTGACAGGTGAATCGCTGCTGGTACCTTACCGGATGCGCCTGACATGCGGCCGTCGGTAACCAGCGCCACCTTAAAACCGCGATCCTGCAGTACGCCGAGCGCCGGGGTCAGTTTATGCAGCTCCGGCATGCCGTTGGCCTGAGGGCCCTGGAAGCGCACTACCGCAACAAAATCCTTTTCCAGTTCGCCCGCTTTGAAGGCATCCAGCAGATCGTCCTGGCTGTTGAACACCACCGCAGGCGCTTTGACTTTCAGCTGCGGGGTTTTCAGCGCAGACACCTTAATCACGCTGTTACCCAGGTTGCCTTTCAGCAACTGCAGACCACCGTGAGGGGAGAAAGGATCACTGGCCGGACGAATGATGTCCGGATTGCCGGACTCTTCCGCCGTCGGGCGCCAGACAACGCCGTCTTTGTCCGCGTTCAGGAAAGGATCGTAGGTGTAAGGCTCCATACCGGAATCGCCCAGCACGGTGCTCACATCGTTGTGCAGCAAGCCTGCACCCAGCAGTTCGCGAATCAGGAACTGCATACCGCCAGCGGCGGCAAAGTGGTTAATGTCTGCAGTGCCATTCGGGTATACGTGGCACAGCAGCGGCACGATTTCGGAAAGCTCGGCCATGTCCTGCCAGGTGATCTGGATACCGGCAGCGCGCGCCATCGCCAGCAGGTGCATGGTGTGGTTGGTGGAACCACCGGTCGCGTGCAGGCCGACAATGCCGTTGACGAAGGCTTTCTCGGTCAGAATTTTTGCAATGGGCGTGTACTGGCTGGGTTCGCTGTTCTGCACCAGCTGTTTTACGGCGGCCGCGTTCAGTGCGTCGCGCAGCTCGGTGCCCGGATTCACAAAAGAACTGCCCGGCAATTGCAGGCCCATGATTTCCACCAGCATCTGATTGCTATTGGCAGTGCCGTAAAAGGTACAGGTACCGGCGCTGTGGTAGGACGCGCTCTCGGCTTCAAGCAGCTCCTTGCGCCCTACTTTGCCCTCGGCGTACAACTGGCGAACGCGCACTTTTTCCGCATTGGCGAGACCGGTTGGCATGGGGCCTGCAGGAATGAACATGGCCGGCAGGTGGCCGAAGGACAGAGCACCAATCACCAGACCGGGAACAATCTTGTCGCAGATGCCCAGGTACATGCTGCCGTCAAACATGTCGTGTGACAGGGAGATGGCCGTGGCCATGGCAATGACATCGCGGGAAAACAGTGACAGTTCCATACCCGGCTGGCCCTGGGTGACACCGTCACACATGGCGGGCACGCCACCGGCGACCTGCGCGGTAGCGCCGTTGCGCAGGGCTTCTGCCTTGAGCATTTCCGGATAGGTGCCGTAGGGCTGGTGCGCCGACAGCATGTCGTTATAGGAAGTGACGATGGCCAGGTTGGGACCCTGGCCCGAGGCGATGAGATTTTTGTCGTGATCACTGGACGCCGCCATGGCGTGCGCCAGGTTACCGCAGGACAACTTGTGCCGCGCGCGACCTTTACCCTGGGCGCGCTCGACCTGGGCCAGGTAACTGGCCCGCGTCTCTTCGCTGCGGCGGGTGATCCTATCGGTCACCGCCTGTATCTGACTGTTT
It encodes:
- a CDS encoding tryptophan halogenase family protein, with protein sequence MKIRKIAIVGGGTAGWMAANHLGVELSRDPDIEITLIESKDVPVIGVGEGTVPRIKETLNKFGISEVDLLASCDTTFKTGIKFSNWMAGAGSARDNFYYHPFSTPYPEGFDVTDYCLGDDQFDFSWLADSYAPAEKNRCPKHKSSPPYVGAVDYAYHFNAGKFSELIAANAKKRFDVKHKFATVKDVRLTAEGSISSLVYADGEEEAFDFYIDCSGFSAVLLGGALQTPFEDKSAQILTDTALVLQEPTEATSAIQPYTTAHAHKAGWIWDIPLTNRRGLGCVYSSHHQSEAEALSEFSQYLGRELSADEVRKIPMKIGFRQEFWKKNCVALGLAQGFVEPLEATSILVTDFSANLLAKSFPRFVEDIPSLTGYYNRAVRYTWDRVIDFVQLHYCISDRRDTPFWVDCTENAPRSDTLNERLERWSVATPKSTDFFSTFDLFGVENYLFVLYGMHFPTRGITLGEREMASSKGIIEKARKRSEQLASELMSHRDWLTALQRHLSRV
- a CDS encoding TonB-dependent receptor, which gives rise to MLKRNKLALSISAAVLSGGLMAPLAVAQEAALEEITVTGIRGALQDAVNIKRDATDLVDAVSAEDVGKFPDSDVGEALGRIPGITVGRAFGQGASVSIRGAAPSMTLTQLNGQNVASTGWFDQIPVDRSFNYSLLPAELIGGIEVYKSSRADLNEGGIGGTVIVNTRKPLDLDANTAWVGTTARVGTISDEVAPEVSGLYSWKNDEETFGILVSAAKEDREYVRRGTESDYRWSGDVAPTTFLQDQERTALDVTLQYAPTEELSFTLHAMSLDMEANNTNTSLYLFTLAGDNVTCHTQNAAGLCTSSTTSNSQFGDLAPGWASGAPGNETFNQTWGRLSSMSSDTFDFGTEYEGDGFRVSGNIGSTKAEGGTDFTTNFSHFPSVRAGDTMSLWEGSIDATGKEIVINPTMDPSLTLDDYGTTLSPEGWAVGSGPAEDEESYAQIDVEFDLNVGILTSFKTGARWTDHDVNRRSYAGQLTPVDVAADKIYNGTFQVGQQGFTAPKPNLGAMVAATRASLDSWAEERAGYSDLNEENTALYGMFTFESGALTGNFGLRYISTDVSRTQYDLDGSALRDGDIAGNNGYSYSLSTYGADYSDVLPSATVRYELSEDLVLRASAAQTISRPNYDDMLVSYNGYDDSNALNQTVRLGDEGLQPMKATSADIALEYYYGDGNLVSATYFVKSIDDFVTSDIITGQSIGLVDPDGGDSWNIESLQNSGGADIQGIELQIQHAFDNGFGVAANYTYTDAEVPTDAYMDQLALFTESSEHAYNLVGYWENDTFSARAAYNFRSEYLIREGGFWYGNRMHDDFGSLDLSFYWYATDNLDVTFEVINVLEEDDIQYGAASVASAETGMKGPLLDGFPAWSFEGEAVYQLGASYKF
- the pyk gene encoding pyruvate kinase produces the protein MIRHTKIVATLGPGTDKPRVIDEIIRAGVNVVRLNFSHGSADDHRKRVEEVRRAAAEQNKLVAVLGDLQGPKIRIARFAEGSIFLENNAEFTLDADCPNEGGNQQRVGVDFPSLIADCKPGNILLLDDGKIRLEVTGGTNTKLFCRVLQGGKLSNNKGINLLGGGLSAPALTEKDYRDIKLAAELDVDFLAVSFPRSGEDLEIARKAMREAGSNAAIVAKVERAEAVGDDAQMDEIILASDVIMVARGDLGVEIGDAALVGVQKKLINRANALNRGVITATQMMESMITSPTPTRAEVMDVANAVLDGTDAVMLSAETAAGDFPVAAVESMAEVVVGAEQYLGTTNRPTSAKSGSESIDTVIAQAAIESAARVENLCAVAALTESGRTPRIMSRATTQLPIYALTRHPQVARQLVLLRGVEPIEFDPASVPLGHLTDAIIEVLGARVEFQKGQRILITQGERLNMGGGTSSMRIKEIE
- the gap gene encoding type I glyceraldehyde-3-phosphate dehydrogenase, with the protein product MKLRIAINGYGRIGRNVTRAIYESGYNDRIQLVAINDLAPVEANAHLTRFDTVHGRFNTEVAVDGENLVIGGDTIKVCQERNPAALPWGELEVDLVLECTGLFTSKEAASQHMQAGAKAVLISAPSGDADLTVVYGVNDDKLTAEHKVVSNASCTTNCLAPVAKVLNDAIGIERGFMTTVHAYTNDQNTQDAVHKDIYRARAAADNMIPTKTGAAAAVGLVLPELKGKLDGMAVRVPVNNVSLVDCQFIASRETTAEEINAIMSDAAGTIKGGVLSFCEQPLVSVDFNHTSASSHFDANHTRVNGNLVKVMAWYDNEWGFSHRMLDTSLAMAKAQGL
- a CDS encoding bifunctional 4-hydroxy-2-oxoglutarate aldolase/2-dehydro-3-deoxy-phosphogluconate aldolase, with the protein product MNQSLAPVLEQAGVVPVLVIENVSDALPLAQALVEGGLNVLEVTLRTEAALAAVEEIAKHLPDAHIGTGTVLNASDIRRSVDAGATFMVSPGATEALLDAAADVSVPMLPGAANPSEVMRLLERGYGYQKFFPAEAAGGVPMLKSIGGPLAQVKFCPTGGVGPGNALSYLSLSNVVCVGGSWMASPKLVAEKNWAEITRLAKEASQLKG
- the pgl gene encoding 6-phosphogluconolactonase, whose translation is MVEEKFFADRERLTLALANECAAALHAGIKANGQATFLVSGGSSPEPVYRELSRRPLPWQQVNVALVDERWVEKDEAGSNLAFIANSLLQNEAAKAPCLGMKNAAATPAEGEADCERTYQELPRPFDVCLLGMGNDGHTASFFPFAEGLDEALDPKSDKLCKAITAKQSAVTGTHTERMTLTLAAILQAKEIKLLITGEEKLKVYRQALLGDDEQEMPVRSILKQGLKPVTVYWAP
- the zwf gene encoding glucose-6-phosphate dehydrogenase; amino-acid sequence: MANSFDMVLFGGGGDLSLRKLIPALYRAYIEGGLAKGTRILPVCRRQEDADVYLKTAQQALKTHLRDGEYNEKSWKEFSPMLRAVSLDISKPDEQWDVLVDLLGNDSKRTRLFYLAIPPAVFGPCCENLSVKGLIHENSRVVVEKPLGYNAKTSDEINSKIAEYFAEESIFRIDHYLGKETVQNLLALRFSNVLFEQLWDAKTIDHIQISISETVGLEGRAGFYDDTGAMRDMVQNHLLQLLCLIAMESPNSMSSRNIRSEKIKVLEALRPLTGGDVDKNIVRGQYVAGGLGKELVPGYLEELKAPNSTTETFVAIRAHIDNWRWTGVPFYLRTGKRMEKRCAEIVIQYKNVSHSVYQPEAGEVLPNRLVIRLQPEESIKLVLMAKKMDSLTMELQPVELNLTLSDTYDSFKSDAYKRLMLDAAANNSALFIHREEVAAAWAWVDPIIDHWRETSNQPQLYRSGTWGPQASNQLLAENGHHWFNP